The Echinicola rosea genome has a segment encoding these proteins:
- a CDS encoding serine hydrolase domain-containing protein gives MIKNKKAKWIVRLLLFVGTAISMFFVPWILVKAWVLPLPDTVQEQVDEAIGHGFDGMIVYVDQAGKPPQYYTGGWKDRENEIPCDPKSLFKIASISKLYTAVAATKMVKEGRLSFDKTLTDYLPELKGSIENAEEITLKMMIQHRSGIPNFTDNPAYWENETENGKNALAFALDLPASFKPDQGYEYSNTNYLLLRKIMDDVLGYDHNEYIKERILMPLNLQDTFFSISEVDLDDVMSGYYMGVEEDFKARDNGMLATAKDVGVFLRALNDGSVFDEGEQEIYPYEYNHGGLVVGYQSLAEYHKDIDTVVVQFISTTDFNGYEWNLSEIIINRIVKIIRKKS, from the coding sequence ATGATAAAAAACAAAAAAGCTAAGTGGATTGTCAGGTTGTTGTTATTCGTTGGAACAGCCATTTCTATGTTTTTTGTACCATGGATTTTAGTAAAGGCGTGGGTATTACCATTACCTGATACGGTTCAGGAACAAGTAGATGAAGCCATTGGACATGGATTTGATGGAATGATTGTTTATGTGGACCAAGCAGGAAAGCCACCACAATATTATACGGGTGGCTGGAAGGACAGAGAAAATGAAATACCTTGTGACCCAAAATCACTCTTCAAAATTGCGAGTATTAGCAAGTTATATACGGCTGTAGCGGCCACTAAAATGGTAAAAGAAGGGCGCCTGTCTTTTGATAAAACGCTCACTGATTATCTTCCAGAGCTCAAAGGTAGCATTGAAAATGCGGAAGAAATCACCCTAAAAATGATGATCCAACACCGGTCAGGTATTCCAAACTTCACGGATAACCCAGCTTATTGGGAAAATGAAACGGAAAATGGCAAAAATGCCTTAGCGTTTGCCCTAGACCTACCAGCCAGTTTTAAACCGGATCAGGGATATGAATATTCAAATACCAATTATTTATTGCTTCGCAAGATTATGGATGATGTTTTGGGGTATGACCATAATGAATATATCAAGGAGAGGATATTGATGCCACTGAACCTCCAAGACACCTTTTTTTCAATTTCTGAAGTCGATTTAGATGATGTCATGAGTGGATATTATATGGGAGTTGAGGAGGATTTTAAAGCCCGTGACAATGGAATGTTAGCAACAGCAAAAGATGTGGGGGTATTCTTGCGGGCCTTAAACGACGGTTCGGTTTTTGACGAAGGAGAACAAGAAATCTACCCCTATGAATATAACCATGGAGGTCTGGTGGTGGGGTATCAAAGCCTTGCCGAATACCACAAAGATATAGACACGGTAGTGGTTCAGTTTATCAGTACGACAGATTTTAATGGTTATGAATGGAATTTATCTGAAATTATAATTAACCGAATTGTTAAAATCATTCGAAAGAAAAGCTAG
- a CDS encoding BF3164 family lipoprotein, producing MLKYKFLIISIFLFSIGCSDQTKSTKFHKKFKNEDISETINLKGNKHIFEQIISPIFIMKKGDNLIIGESRRISPENPLIHIVNIKSKQYKQSKGVVGFGPGETPDILNLTSGLSENSFWVVSGMSKTFYEFNLEDTTLLASNQIKQGEDLYMAGLMQWSSDSTIICRMVNDPHQFVEFNISGNRIKNFGDWDNYQLGKDLNDYMMCDLHMGQFDGDASSGFFAAAGFYRDRIELLNRNKGTIVTIDGPTLSPPQFDIVSGNNGASSSIVVDYNEPLSYLDVAIDNNLIYGLYCGRNEKEINKKGEYGNRIFVFDVAGNILREYKLDISIRNITIDSEGDRILGVTTDKNPGIAEFPLP from the coding sequence ATGCTTAAATATAAATTTCTAATAATTTCCATTTTCCTTTTTAGTATAGGATGTTCTGATCAGACTAAATCAACTAAATTTCATAAAAAATTCAAAAATGAGGATATCTCAGAGACAATAAATCTAAAAGGCAACAAACATATTTTCGAGCAAATAATTTCTCCAATCTTTATAATGAAAAAAGGAGACAATTTAATTATTGGTGAAAGTAGAAGAATTAGTCCTGAAAACCCCCTAATTCATATAGTCAATATAAAATCCAAACAATATAAGCAAAGTAAAGGAGTAGTTGGATTTGGGCCTGGTGAAACTCCCGATATACTTAATTTGACATCAGGTTTAAGTGAAAATTCATTTTGGGTGGTTAGCGGTATGTCAAAAACATTTTATGAATTTAATTTAGAAGACACAACATTGCTGGCTAGCAATCAAATTAAGCAAGGTGAAGATTTATATATGGCCGGATTAATGCAATGGTCCTCTGATTCGACTATAATCTGTAGGATGGTAAATGACCCGCATCAGTTTGTAGAATTTAACATATCAGGAAATCGAATTAAAAACTTTGGTGATTGGGACAATTATCAATTGGGTAAAGATTTAAATGACTATATGATGTGTGATCTTCATATGGGACAATTCGATGGAGATGCATCATCAGGTTTTTTTGCAGCGGCTGGATTTTATAGAGATCGAATAGAACTACTAAACCGAAATAAAGGAACTATTGTTACAATTGATGGCCCTACATTATCCCCTCCCCAATTTGATATTGTAAGTGGGAATAATGGTGCATCATCTAGTATTGTTGTAGATTATAATGAGCCATTGTCATATTTGGATGTTGCTATTGATAATAATCTAATATATGGACTTTATTGCGGAAGAAATGAAAAAGAAATCAATAAAAAAGGAGAGTATGGGAATCGCATTTTCGTTTTTGATGTAGCAGGGAATATACTGAGAGAATATAAACTAGATATTTCAATAAGAAATATAACTATCGATTCAGAAGGTGATAGAATTTTAGGTGTTACTACTGACAAGAATCCAGGAATTGCGGAATTCCCATTACCATAG
- a CDS encoding glycosyl hydrolase 115 family protein: protein MHKIIKLLLTFWITFLSFYDVQAQFAIVAEGRVASIVYDIENSALDSIVAHLLAKDIEAITGKQPKVHTHLEDVEGNVIIIADSKSPLVAEAIDVSTFADQWEMYGRVFGDAPAPGIDQAMYIVGSDPRGAAYGVFDLSKEIGISPWYWWADAPIEHKEALLVNAEDSFSNSPSVKFRGIFINDEGWGLEPWASKTFEPSVGNMGPKTYGKIYELLLRLKGNAIWPGMHPNTRAFFTVPGNAETAELWEMVVGTSHAEPMLRNNVGEWDSKTMGRFNYRSNAASVYRYWEERVKESAGMDAIYSVGMRGVHDSGMEGFGSLEEKVEGLERVISDQRKLLGKYINEEVTKVPQSFAAYKEVLEIYENGLELPDDITIMWPDDNHGYLKRFSTAAEQQRSGGAGFYYHLSYLGAPHPYIWLSPMSPALVWRELTRASLQQMNQIWIANVGGLKRREWGMEFFMDLAWNTDTWNPDNIHRFFEQVASRDIAEKHSKEIADLMWEYHRLATERKPEFMGFNKSQWNGWTPIRDPSWSLWDDGDEVEKRIHRYQELRSKAQKIMAEIPQAAKDTYFQLVYYPIAGAAAMNEKWLYAFKSREYAKQGRAVANAFSDSAFAAHAEISQLTAYYNQEVANGKWEHVVDKSPSYKKGSLVFWEPITERVATEEKRGLGVAIEGQSAPIRPVQGSQPTVTTRGDEITMSVTEAQLSGELVKGTDAEGTYISWPDDGTQRKIEEPYYDVIPYEIGSDTKAEFEFDLGDKPGGVHTLYLSVDHPDTDSDSWWVTLNDKPPYRSEEAVGRNKKLKAHDFVLKPGVNKLTIHPGEDGAKLYGVEFVQTSQDMPPRYSNEHYLPNFDRYRDQQYFIDVYSRGETKEAWAADASEPWIILSKEKGELHGGQDRIWVSLNNDEMPSEGALHGHVSITNGHQDYEVALAVNSPQVGFQPGDFVEANGVISMQASDFSRKEAGAQGAFQPLTGLGRSGSAMLLSPMNGWYVEKLSDVPRNSPVLVYDVVVTRGGQGKVRVEAVPGFPLIPSKQLRCAISIGDDSPQWVDFEMGSKSKGQPWIDNVLESRMMGEVEMKLEPGTYQLKLWGTDPSVSIDRITIDFGDAQSYVLP, encoded by the coding sequence ATGCACAAAATCATCAAGCTACTGCTGACCTTTTGGATCACTTTTTTAAGTTTTTACGATGTTCAAGCCCAATTTGCCATTGTGGCTGAAGGGCGCGTCGCATCCATTGTGTATGACATCGAAAACTCAGCCCTGGACTCCATTGTGGCCCACCTGTTGGCAAAGGATATCGAGGCCATAACCGGCAAGCAGCCAAAAGTCCACACGCATTTGGAGGATGTAGAGGGCAATGTGATCATCATCGCAGACAGCAAGTCTCCATTGGTGGCCGAGGCTATTGATGTATCCACCTTCGCTGACCAGTGGGAGATGTACGGCCGTGTATTCGGGGATGCTCCTGCACCGGGGATTGACCAAGCCATGTATATCGTGGGAAGTGATCCGCGTGGCGCTGCCTATGGCGTCTTTGACCTTTCGAAAGAGATCGGGATTTCCCCTTGGTATTGGTGGGCCGATGCCCCGATTGAGCACAAGGAAGCATTATTGGTAAATGCCGAGGATAGTTTTTCCAATTCTCCGTCTGTAAAATTCCGGGGCATTTTTATCAATGACGAAGGCTGGGGGCTGGAACCTTGGGCATCGAAGACATTTGAGCCGTCAGTGGGTAATATGGGCCCCAAGACCTACGGCAAGATTTATGAGCTGCTCCTTCGGCTAAAAGGCAATGCGATATGGCCAGGGATGCATCCAAACACCCGAGCGTTTTTTACCGTGCCGGGCAATGCTGAGACGGCCGAGCTATGGGAGATGGTGGTGGGCACCTCCCATGCTGAGCCCATGCTACGAAACAACGTAGGAGAATGGGATTCCAAAACAATGGGGAGGTTTAATTATCGGAGCAATGCGGCTTCAGTTTATCGCTATTGGGAGGAGCGGGTGAAGGAGAGTGCAGGGATGGATGCGATATATTCCGTGGGAATGCGCGGTGTTCACGATTCGGGAATGGAAGGTTTTGGCTCCTTAGAGGAGAAGGTGGAAGGCCTCGAGAGGGTGATTTCCGATCAGCGGAAACTACTCGGCAAGTACATCAATGAGGAGGTTACCAAGGTGCCCCAGTCCTTTGCTGCTTATAAGGAAGTACTGGAGATCTATGAAAACGGCTTGGAGCTCCCCGATGATATCACCATCATGTGGCCTGATGATAATCACGGCTACCTCAAGCGTTTTTCCACAGCCGCGGAGCAACAACGCTCCGGCGGTGCGGGATTTTATTACCACTTGTCCTATTTGGGGGCACCGCATCCGTATATATGGCTTTCTCCGATGAGCCCAGCTTTGGTATGGCGGGAACTGACCAGGGCATCACTGCAGCAGATGAACCAAATATGGATTGCCAATGTGGGAGGGCTGAAGCGCCGCGAGTGGGGCATGGAGTTTTTTATGGACTTGGCCTGGAATACCGATACTTGGAATCCGGACAATATCCATCGGTTTTTTGAACAGGTGGCCTCAAGGGACATTGCTGAAAAGCATAGCAAGGAGATTGCTGACCTGATGTGGGAATACCATCGGCTGGCCACTGAGCGAAAACCTGAGTTTATGGGATTCAACAAATCCCAATGGAACGGATGGACGCCTATCCGTGATCCTTCGTGGAGTCTGTGGGATGATGGCGATGAGGTAGAAAAGCGCATTCACCGCTACCAGGAGTTACGGTCCAAAGCCCAAAAAATCATGGCAGAAATCCCCCAAGCTGCAAAGGATACATATTTCCAATTGGTATATTACCCAATAGCAGGCGCTGCAGCGATGAATGAGAAGTGGCTGTACGCCTTTAAAAGCCGGGAATATGCCAAGCAAGGTAGGGCTGTAGCAAATGCTTTCAGTGATTCGGCTTTTGCTGCACATGCTGAAATAAGCCAGCTGACAGCGTATTATAACCAAGAAGTGGCCAATGGCAAATGGGAACATGTGGTGGATAAAAGTCCTAGCTATAAGAAGGGTTCTTTGGTCTTTTGGGAACCGATCACGGAGCGTGTCGCCACAGAAGAAAAAAGGGGGCTTGGAGTCGCCATTGAGGGACAATCAGCACCGATTCGGCCTGTTCAGGGCAGCCAGCCAACCGTGACTACCAGGGGCGATGAAATTACCATGAGTGTAACTGAGGCGCAGTTGTCTGGAGAGTTGGTGAAAGGTACGGATGCGGAAGGAACCTATATCAGCTGGCCGGATGATGGGACACAGCGGAAAATTGAAGAGCCGTATTATGACGTGATCCCTTATGAAATCGGAAGTGATACCAAGGCCGAATTTGAATTTGACCTGGGAGATAAGCCTGGAGGGGTGCATACGCTTTATTTATCGGTTGATCATCCAGACACCGACAGTGATTCATGGTGGGTTACACTCAATGACAAACCGCCTTACCGTTCGGAAGAGGCCGTTGGGCGAAACAAGAAACTGAAAGCCCATGATTTCGTCCTTAAACCTGGCGTGAATAAACTGACCATCCACCCCGGGGAAGATGGTGCCAAATTGTATGGAGTGGAGTTTGTCCAAACATCACAGGATATGCCACCCCGGTATAGCAATGAACATTACTTGCCTAATTTTGACCGGTATAGGGATCAGCAATATTTTATCGACGTTTACAGCAGGGGAGAGACCAAGGAAGCGTGGGCTGCCGATGCCAGCGAACCCTGGATCATTTTGAGCAAAGAGAAAGGTGAATTGCACGGTGGACAAGACCGTATTTGGGTCAGCCTCAATAATGACGAAATGCCTTCCGAAGGTGCCCTACATGGCCACGTTTCGATCACTAACGGTCACCAAGACTATGAGGTAGCCCTTGCCGTAAACAGCCCACAGGTGGGCTTCCAGCCCGGAGATTTTGTGGAAGCCAACGGGGTCATTTCGATGCAGGCAAGTGACTTTAGCAGAAAAGAGGCAGGAGCGCAGGGCGCTTTTCAGCCATTAACGGGATTGGGGCGCAGTGGTTCAGCCATGTTGTTGTCACCGATGAATGGTTGGTATGTTGAGAAGCTGTCTGATGTACCGCGAAATAGCCCCGTGCTGGTATATGATGTGGTGGTTACCCGCGGTGGACAAGGCAAGGTTCGGGTAGAGGCTGTACCGGGCTTTCCACTGATTCCATCAAAGCAATTGCGATGTGCCATTAGCATTGGGGACGACTCCCCACAGTGGGTGGATTTTGAAATGGGAAGTAAGTCCAAAGGGCAGCCTTGGATTGACAATGTACTGGAAAGTCGCATGATGGGTGAAGTAGAGATGAAACTGGAGCCTGGTACGTATCAGCTAAAACTATGGGGAACAGATCCTTCCGTATCAATTGATCGGATTACGATTGATTTTGGAGATGCTCAATCATATGTTTTACCATAA